The following proteins are co-located in the Paludibaculum fermentans genome:
- a CDS encoding SGNH/GDSL hydrolase family protein: MTVRFASFAAGTLLACLLTSWPASGQIVDQYNPPKAGCCLQFTAQALADQLQDWNQLGRYYADNERLKALAPEAGRVVFMGDSITDGWKLAQQFPGKPYVNRGISGQTTQQMLVRMYPDVVALKPAAMIVLAGTNDIARNTGPVTMSMITDNIRAMTVLAKASRIKVILCSVMPVSDYTQRKQTDQRPPADILKLNAWMKEFAAAEGLIYVDYFSAMVDGQGLLKDGISGDGLHPNQKGYDMMAPLAEAGIQAALK; encoded by the coding sequence ATGACTGTGCGTTTCGCTTCTTTCGCCGCCGGTACCTTGCTTGCGTGCCTGCTCACTTCCTGGCCTGCTTCGGGGCAGATCGTGGACCAGTACAACCCGCCCAAGGCCGGCTGCTGCCTGCAGTTCACCGCGCAGGCCCTGGCCGACCAGTTGCAGGACTGGAATCAACTGGGCCGTTACTACGCAGACAACGAGCGATTGAAGGCCCTGGCGCCCGAAGCCGGCCGCGTCGTCTTTATGGGCGACTCGATTACGGACGGGTGGAAGCTCGCGCAACAGTTCCCGGGCAAGCCGTACGTGAACCGCGGCATCAGCGGGCAGACTACGCAGCAGATGCTGGTTCGGATGTACCCGGATGTCGTTGCCCTGAAACCGGCCGCCATGATTGTCCTGGCGGGCACCAATGACATCGCCCGCAACACCGGACCTGTCACGATGAGCATGATCACCGACAACATCCGCGCGATGACCGTTCTGGCCAAAGCCAGCCGGATCAAAGTGATCCTGTGTTCCGTGATGCCTGTCAGCGACTATACGCAACGCAAACAGACAGACCAGCGGCCGCCCGCCGACATCCTCAAGCTGAATGCCTGGATGAAGGAGTTCGCGGCAGCCGAGGGCCTGATCTATGTCGATTATTTTTCGGCCATGGTGGACGGACAGGGCCTGTTGAAGGACGGTATCTCCGGCGACGGCCTGCACCCCAATCAGAAGGGCTACGACATGATGGCGCCGCTGGCAGAGGCCGGGATCCAGGCCGCCCTCAAGTAG